A DNA window from Engystomops pustulosus chromosome 6, aEngPut4.maternal, whole genome shotgun sequence contains the following coding sequences:
- the LOC140134641 gene encoding sodium/potassium-transporting ATPase subunit gamma-like codes for MATPTERSGTVNIYGNEDPFVYDYDTLRMTGLILAIVMFVLGIVTAISNKFKCKQRNPNGSQSDGRQPLQTQTPAGSV; via the exons ATGGCCACCCCAACCGAAAGAAGTGGAACAG TTAACATATATGGAAATGAAGACCCTTTTGTCTATG ATTATGACACTCTTAGGATGACCGGGCTTATTCTGGCCATTGTCATGTTTGTACTGGGGATCGTCACCGCTATTA GTAACAAATTCAAATGTAAACAGAGGAATCCAAA TGGATCCCAGTCTGACGGACGACAGCCTCTACAAACTCAAA CTCCAGCCGGAAGTGTATAG